The Meriones unguiculatus strain TT.TT164.6M chromosome 1, Bangor_MerUng_6.1, whole genome shotgun sequence genome has a segment encoding these proteins:
- the LOC110549478 gene encoding protein NPAT isoform X2 — protein sequence MLLPSDVARLVLGYLQQENLTSTCQTFILESSNLKEYAEHCTDEGFIPACLLSLFGKNLTTILNEYVAMKAKETSNDVPTIMSSLWKKLDHTLSQIRSMQSSPGFAAHQRARTRNGIAEIKRQRWLASQAAPVSSELLVLPYASGQFTTSPLVATQAVKPSGQISTPVRSNIVVVNQSQSQNTVTTGESLNIIPGPQERKTHTSLMSPGRRKSESQRKSLMSSGPHSSVRNFQDPNAFAVEKQMVIENAREKILSNKSLQEKLAENINKFLTSDSSTAPVPKQTDSNPTEPETSIDELLGLPNEIHMSEEAIQDILEQTESDPAFQALFDLFDYGKTKNNKNISQSIPSQHMETNPNIVLSEETNITIKSSFETEEPDGQSGQPPFCTSYQNEDLLLSDLKTGNNQDVLQQESQENFSQISSNTQKKSSKTAVPAEQKSALDITFESVSNLSDFNQRGSSECNEHCSELYTSQMLTEAEVAAVEKNSLSPGMLNEPQLQPDQPNMPITSFVSLGSETNDENLILSGKSTQLLSQSTPLTGKPSKSQFCETSNITKVKTNSHGSESPDSSETHNSKIETTSVSPVAAQPLPDCQDSSPLQSKTSPATVESLGLNVPEQVEIHLEDSVRADKQLSNGSPSVDLNHTESKTEPLKSESSQDPSSSVKDGDTVFLSLSGHDSCKEVALVPGEANSVKNNHSLPSESAGSVGGSPETQNTDDKPSNNSTEVDASNIVSLKIIISDDPFVSSDAELNSAVSSISGENLPTIILSSKSPAKNTEFVTCLSSEETTSAVVSVEVGDSGSMEQNLLVLKPEEPVVNNTQNEDGIAFSANVAPCVSKDGGYIQLMPATSTAFGNSSNILIATCMTDPTALGPSVSQSNVVVLPGNSAPVPAQPPPQQLQTPPKSNSVFAVSQAVSPNFSQGSAIIIASPVQPVLQGMVGMIPVSVVGQNGNTFSAPPQQVLHMPLAAPVCNRSITQFPIPQKSQKAQALRNKPITGKQVNNLTDLSSLSEACHTQRTEASDKTIVTECGKKLEESTIPLLAERAAPASKPFESHRRVLCFDSTVSSMTNTQGPLYKITSQNKEKKETSFPHPDSSVVSSTLKPPPNNASKREREKTVPKILSKSETAFNRHTTVKEIQCEKKVSPTEMALESFNKATANKENELCSDGERQKNPDTSKLPVGQQNGSLRNEKTIASLQELTKKQATSSNNKNVTSIGGTVKDLKQEQSKSASSLIAVEILQDVALHSPTNRIADTDSPVPRTPGSGTGEKHREEAAGSMKAPANRRFGEEGSMPRITIPPVTADLPACSPASETGSENSVSMAAHTLMILSRAAIARTTATPLKDNTQQFRTSSRSTTKKRKLEELDERERNSRSSSKNPANSSVPVKKKKIKKKKLPSSFPAGMDVDKFLLSLHYDE from the exons GTTACTTACAACAAGAAAACCTCACATCTACTTGCCAGACTTTTATTTTGGAAAGTTCAAATTTAAAAGAATATGCAGAACACTGTACTGATGAAGGCTTTATCCCAGCCTGCTTACTG TCCTTATTTGGAAAAAACTTGACAACAATTTTGAATGAATATGTAGCTATGAAAGCAAAAG AAACATCAAATGATGTCCCAACAATAATGTCATCTCTATGGAAGAAGCTAGACCACACGCTTTCTCAGATCAG gAGCATGCAAAGTTCTCCAGGGTTTGCTGCCCATCAGAGAG CCCGAACAAGAAATGGAATTGCAGAAATCAAGCGACAGAGATGGCTTGCATCTCAAGCAGCTCCTGTCAGTTCAGAGTTACTGGTTTTACCTTATGCTTCGGGACAATTTACCACTTCTCCTTTGGTAGCCACACAAGCTGTTAAACCAAGTGGCCAAATTTCAACTCCAGTGAGGTCAAATATCGTAGTGGTCAACCAGTCACAGTCACAAAATACTGTAACCA CTGGAGAGTCTTTAAATATTATTCCTGGTCCTCAGGAAAGGAAAACTCATACCAGTTTAATGTCTCCTGGTAGACGTAAAAG TGAATCACAAAGGAAGAGTTTGATGTCATCCGGACCTCATTCATCAGTAAGGAATTTCCAGGACCCAAATGCATTTGCAGTAGAAAAA caAATGGTTATTGAAAATGCAAGAGAGAAAATATTAAGCAACAAATCTCTTCAAGAAAAACTAGCAGAAAACATAAATAAGTTTTTGACTAG TGACAGTAGTACAGCTCCAGTACCTAAGCAAACAGACAGCAACCCGACAGAGCCAGAAACGTCAATTGATGAACTCCTAGGACTTCCG AATGAAATCCACATGTCTGAAGAAGCAATACAAGATATATTGGAACAGACAGAATCAGACCCAGCATTTCAGGCACTCTTTGATCTCTTTGACTATG gtaaaacaaagaacaataaaaatatatcacaAAGTATTCCTAGTCAACATATGGAAACTAATCCTAATATAGTCTTATCTGAAGAAACTAACATAACAATTAAAAGTTCTTTTGAAACAGAAGAACCTg ATGGGCAGTCTGGTCAGCCTCCATTTTGTACATCCTATCAAAATGAAGATTTATTATTAAGTGATTTGAAGACTGGCAACAACCAGGATGTTCTTCAGCAAGAATCCCAGGAAAACTTCTCCCAAATAAGCTCTAACACTCAAAAAAAGTCCTCTAAAACAGCTGTACCTGCTGAGCAAAAGAGTGCCCTTGACATTACTTTTGAGTCTGTGTCTAATTTGAGTGACTTTAACCAAAGAGGAAGTTCTGAATGTAATGAACATTGTTCTGAGTTATATACCAGTCAGATGCTCACTGAAGCTGAAGTGGCTGCGGTTGAAAAGAATTCTTTGTCTCCAGGTATGCTGAATGAACCCCAGTTACAGCCTGATCAACccaatatgccaataacttcattTGTGTCTCTTGGTAGTGAAACCAATGATGAAAACTTAATTCTGTCTGGGAAAAGTACTCAGCTTTTGTCCCAAAGTACTCCATTAACTGGAAAGCCATCTAAAAGTCAATTTTGTGAAACTTCTAACATAACAAAAGTTAAAACTAATTCCCATGGTTCTGAGTCACCAGATTCTAGTGAAACTCACAACAGTAAAATTGAAACTACTAGTGTATCACCAGTTGCAGCACAGCCACTACCAGATTGCCAGGACAGTTCTCCACTGCAAAGCAAAACATCACCCGCAACTGTTGAAAGTTTAGGTTTAAATGTACCGGAACAGGTAGAAATTCATCTTGAAGACTCAGTCCGTGCAGATAAACAGCTATCCAATGGTTCACCATCTGTTGACTTAAATCATACGGAAAGCAAGACTGAGCCACTCAAGTCTGAGAGCTCTCAAGACCCTTCCTCTTCTGTGAAAGATGGAGAtactgtttttctctctttgagTGGACATGACAGCTGTAAAGAAGTTGCCCTGGTTCCAGGAGAAGCGAACAGTGTAAAAAACAATCATTCACTTCCTTCAGAATCTGCTGGTTCAGTGGGAGGGTCTCCTGAGACACAAAATACTGATGATAAGCCTAGCAACAATTCAACAGAGGTAGATGCATCAAATATTGTTTCTCTGAAAATTATCATTAGTGATGATCCATTTGTTTCCTCAGATGCAGAGCTTAACAGTGCTGTATCTAGTATCAGTGGAGAAAACTTGCCAACAATAATTCTGTCTTCTAAATCTCCTGCCAAAAATACAGAATTTGTTACATGCCTGTCTTCAGAAGAAACTACAAGTGCTGTTGTCTCTGTTGAAGTAGGGGATTCTGGCTCGATGGAGCAGAACCTTTTAGTGCTCAAACCTGAAGAACCTGTGGTAAACAACACTCAGAATGAAGATGGCATTGCTTTTTCAGCCAATGTTGCACCATGTGTTTCTAAGGATGGAGGATATATACAGTTGATGCCTGCCACAAGCACAGCGTTTGGCAATTCAAGCAACATTCTGATAGCTACATGCATGACTGATCCAACAGCTTTGGGACCAAGTGTCAGTCAGTCTAATGTAGTGGTATTGCCTGGGAACTCTGCACCTGTGCCTGCACAGCCTCCTCCACAGCAGTTACAGACACCACCAAAGTCTAACAGTGTATTTGCCGTCAGCCAGGCTGTGTCACCAAACTTTTCACAAG GATCCGCCATCATAATTGCTTCCCCAGTCCAGCCTGTACTTCAAGGAATGGTGGGAATGATACCTGTGTCTGTAGTTGGACAGAATGGAAATACATTCTCTGCTCCTCCCCAGCAG GTCCTTCATATGCCTTTAGCAGCACCTGTTTGTAATAGAAGTATCACTCAATTCCCCATTCCTCAAAAATCTCAGAAGGCTCAGGCACTCAGAAACAAGCCTATTACAG GAAAACAGGTAAATAATTTGACAGATTTATCCAGTCTTTCAGAAGCATGTCATACGCAAAG aACTGAAGCTTCTGATAAGACTATTGTCACTGAATGCGGGAAAAAATTAGAAGAGAGCACGATTCCCCTCTTAGCAGAGAGGGCAGCTCCTGCCAGCAAGCCATTTGAAAGTCATCGGCGGGTGCTCTGTTTCGATAGCACTGTTTCTTCTATGACAAATACACAGGGGCCACTTTATAAGATAACgtcccaaaacaaagaaaagaaggaaacatcTTTTCCTCATCCTGACTCATCGGTTGTGTCCTCCACCTTAAAACCGCCTCCTAATAATGccagtaaaagagagagagagaaaactgtgcCCAAGATTTTATCTAAATCCGAAACTGCCTTTAACCGACACACCACTGTGAAAGAAATTCAGTGTGAAAAGAAAGTTTCCCCCACAGAAATGGCCCTTGAATCTTTCAATAAAGCAACAGCTAACAAGGAGAATGAATTGTGCAGTGATGGGGAAAGGCAGAAGAATCCAGACACTTCAAAACTGCCTGTCGGCCAGCAGAACGGAAGTTTGCGGAATGAAAAAACTATAGCTTCACTGCAAGAATTGACCAAAAAGCAAGCCACAtcctcaaacaataaaaatgtaacttcTATAGGAGGAACAGTAAAGGACCTAAAACAAGAGCAGAGCAAATCTGCCAGTTCCTTAATTGCTGTAGAAATATTGCAAGATGTTGCATTGCACAGCCCCACAAATAGGATTGCTGATACTGATTCGCCAGTACCCCGGACGCCTGGCTCAGGAACAGGGGAGAAGCATAGAGAAGAAGCCGCTGGCAGCATGAAGGCCCCCGCGAATAGACGCTTTGGTGAAGAGGGCAGCATGCCCAGAATAACGATCCCTCCTGTCACTGCAGACTTACCTGCCTGCAGCCCAGCCAGTGAAACAGGCAGTGAAAATAGTGTGAGCATGGCTGCCCACACCCTCATGATTCTCTCTAGAGCAGCAATTGCTAGGACTACAGCCACTCCTCTGAAAGATAACACACAGCAATTTAGAACATCTTCAAGGAGCACTACAAAAAAACGAAAACTTGAGGAATTAGATGAGCGGGAGCGAAACTCCCGTTCTTCTAGTAAAAATCCTGCAAATTCATCAGTaccagtgaaaaagaaaaaaatcaag aAAAAGAAGCTGCCTAGTTCATTTCCAGCAGGAATGGATGTGGACAAATTCTTGTTATCATTGCATTATGATGAGTGA